Proteins encoded by one window of Enterococcus faecalis:
- the citX gene encoding citrate lyase holo-[acyl-carrier protein] synthase translates to MFNGEKVTLLEMLDAREQRAATQKELLETAPEASLLSATMNIPGEVKNSPTLTAVFLEVIDEVEQQLLDQVPIVNFYRNEKTGPEYYLAVSLAPQELKQRMVKIEETHPYGRLVDLDVLWGNEELKSLHRGDLGLPPRRCFMCQEEAKVCGRNRRHSLEAMQEKITEIILTRKEQPSE, encoded by the coding sequence ATGTTTAATGGGGAAAAAGTAACACTTTTAGAGATGTTGGATGCTCGCGAACAAAGAGCTGCCACACAGAAGGAGTTGTTAGAAACAGCACCAGAAGCTAGTCTCTTATCTGCCACAATGAATATTCCTGGAGAAGTGAAAAATTCGCCCACCTTAACGGCTGTTTTTTTAGAAGTAATTGACGAAGTCGAGCAACAATTGCTGGATCAAGTACCGATTGTTAATTTTTACCGGAATGAAAAGACAGGTCCTGAATATTATTTGGCGGTTTCGTTAGCCCCGCAAGAGTTAAAACAAAGAATGGTCAAAATTGAAGAAACACATCCTTATGGTCGTTTAGTGGACCTAGATGTTTTATGGGGAAATGAGGAACTAAAAAGCCTTCATCGAGGAGATTTAGGCTTGCCACCACGGCGCTGTTTTATGTGCCAAGAAGAGGCGAAAGTCTGTGGACGAAATCGACGTCACAGTCTTGAAGCAATGCAAGAAAAAATAACAGAAATAATTTTGACACGAAAGGAGCAGCCAAGTGAGTAA